Proteins encoded together in one Pseudomonas sp. Seg1 window:
- a CDS encoding GtrA family protein — MTSAEKSLLIQRGLRFALTGIFVTGLHALVAVLFINFIAPQPPLANGVAFAVATVVSYVINTTWSFSARLHGRTLMRFLLVSLGGFLLAMLVAWGAQMAGLHYLLGIGAVALTIPAFTFVLHNFWTYR, encoded by the coding sequence GTGACCTCAGCGGAAAAATCCCTGTTGATCCAGCGCGGTTTGCGTTTTGCCTTGACCGGGATTTTCGTCACTGGCTTGCATGCCCTGGTCGCGGTGCTGTTCATCAATTTCATCGCCCCTCAGCCACCGCTTGCCAACGGCGTGGCTTTTGCCGTCGCGACCGTCGTTTCCTACGTGATCAACACCACCTGGAGTTTCTCGGCCCGGCTGCATGGCAGAACCCTGATGCGTTTTCTGCTGGTATCGCTGGGTGGGTTTTTATTGGCGATGTTGGTTGCCTGGGGTGCGCAAATGGCCGGGCTCCACTATCTGTTGGGCATCGGAGCGGTGGCGCTGACGATTCCGGCATTCACTTTTGTGCTGCATAACTTCTGGACGTATCGATGA